A genomic stretch from Thermodesulfobacteriota bacterium includes:
- a CDS encoding OmpA family protein, producing the protein MSLIIKEKTRFLLYIFAPVLFLSCVGETPVGPAPEAGYYENEPIVFNGSYDEVWSATIAALEALDWRIQNQDKLNGNIQFETSYVYSPKFGERDRIYLEPANDQIKDSKVMSYLRQISYFEKITPPPAPPNPKFVKEKLRVDVKSISPSETEVKVNYKIMPYFDYKIGYLGTVRSRGYLEKMVLNDINETLMKKQMLAQEMPEAPPPPSSLEIGLELRDIFFDFDKSDIRPDATPVLEENAKALRENPGFTLLIEGYADIRGTAQYNLALALRRANAAKNFLIGLGIDPVRIVAVSKGATARFAPGTTEEAYQLNRRDQFISIKPGTGTGALTTYRTNE; encoded by the coding sequence ATGAGTTTAATAATAAAAGAAAAGACAAGATTTCTACTTTATATATTCGCTCCGGTCCTTTTTCTATCATGCGTAGGTGAAACACCCGTAGGACCTGCGCCGGAGGCTGGATATTATGAAAATGAACCAATCGTTTTCAATGGCAGCTATGATGAAGTATGGTCTGCGACTATTGCCGCTCTAGAAGCGCTCGATTGGCGAATTCAAAATCAAGATAAGCTCAATGGGAATATACAATTTGAGACATCATATGTTTATAGTCCCAAATTCGGTGAAAGGGATAGAATATATCTTGAACCCGCCAATGACCAGATTAAAGATTCCAAGGTCATGTCTTATCTAAGACAAATATCATACTTCGAAAAAATAACCCCTCCGCCAGCCCCACCCAATCCAAAATTCGTAAAGGAAAAATTGCGTGTTGATGTCAAAAGCATTTCCCCCTCGGAGACTGAGGTAAAGGTAAATTATAAAATCATGCCATACTTTGATTATAAGATCGGATACCTTGGTACTGTTAGATCTAGGGGCTACCTGGAAAAAATGGTATTGAATGATATAAATGAAACTCTGATGAAAAAACAGATGCTCGCTCAGGAAATGCCTGAAGCTCCTCCACCTCCATCTTCACTCGAAATAGGATTGGAATTAAGGGACATATTCTTCGATTTTGACAAATCTGATATTAGACCAGACGCCACACCAGTTCTTGAAGAAAATGCCAAGGCACTCAGGGAGAACCCAGGTTTCACCTTACTGATTGAGGGGTATGCTGACATAAGAGGTACGGCTCAATACAACCTTGCACTAGCATTGAGGAGAGCTAATGCAGCAAAAAATTTTCTGATTGGGCTGGGTATAGATCCGGTTAGAATTGTAGCGGTGAGCAAGGGTGCCACAGCGAGATTTGCTCCGGGGACTACTGAGGAAGCATATCAGTTGAATAGAAGAGATCAATTCATATCAATAAAACCGGGTACTGGCACGGGGGCATTGACTACTTATCGCACAAATGAATGA